The DNA region ttattttaatggacaattttttttattttctttcaaaaacaaggacatttctaagtgaccccaaacttttgaacggtagtgtagataCTATACATTACCCCTAATCATCATTATGATTTCTATAGTTTAGGCATATAGCTAGTTAGGCCTAGCTAGTTGTTGTATTATCCAGCTAGCAATAATAGTGCTCGTGTtgacacaaatagctagctagctagctagctaacattaacatgCTGGGGATCTCACGTAATACCATTGTGGTATGGATACCCTGAGAACAAGGTTCAGGGACGATAAGACCATTGagcccagctaacgttagctagatattTAGCCAGCGAGTAGCAACCATAACAAATTTGCCAGCTTTAGGTCGCTAGCTAGCTGGTCATGGTTTGAAAGCTAGCTAGAGCGCTAGCTagtctaaaaataaataaacagaccCCCCATGGGGAGCCAGGCGcaaccaataagaaagagttttccccacaaaaaagggctttattacagtcACAAATATGGATTGTGGATTGTGGATtgtggattatcttgacaaaggataaaatgctcactaacagggatgtaaacaaatttgtgctcacATTTTGAgagaatgtaaaccaggtgtcctgaaaaatggagcggcgatggctagaaggccggtgacattGACCGCCGAACGCTGCCCAAACAAGGAGGGGAGCCGTGAGTTGTGACCCACCCTTGACGCGCGGATCCAGCAGCGCGCCTCGGGGATGACCCAGAGGACGAGGTGCAGGGAGATCCGGctggagacggtggaactcccgtAGCATTTCAGGGTCCAACACGTCcgccaccggaacccagcacctctcctcagGACtatacccctcccactccacgaggtactgaaggcccctcgatCGACGCATTGAATCCAGGATGAAATGGACGGAGTACGCCgtggccccctcgatgtccagagggggagaaggaacctcccgcacctcagactcctggagcggaccaaccaccaccggcctgaggagagacacatggaatgaggggttaatacggtaattggGGAGAAGatgtaacctgtaacacacctcgttcaCTCtactcaggactttgaatggccccacaaaccgcggacccagcttcctggagggcaggagggggggcaggtttcgggtcgagagccagacccggacCCGCGGCCTCACTGCGGTGATAGTCCGCGCTGGTTTTTTGGAGCAGAGCGGCCTGCTGGACGTGAACATGGGCGGCTTCCCATGTCTTCTCCGCGCGCCTGAACCAgtcatccaccgcaggagccccggtctgactctgatgccacgaCGCCAGAAACGGCTGGTACCCCAATACGCACTGAAAGGGggaaaggttagtggaggagtggcagagCGAGTTCTGCGCCATctcggcccagggcacgaacgctgctcactcccccggccggtcctggcaataagatcGCAAAAACCTGcctacatcctggttcactct from Oncorhynchus mykiss isolate Arlee chromosome 1, USDA_OmykA_1.1, whole genome shotgun sequence includes:
- the LOC118965595 gene encoding uncharacterized protein LOC118965595, which codes for MNTSACMCYGVNFQFPFPNILHGRWQAICIEYDGRQSAGFKHRAGVYLEKDHRRRQVAGSRQAEGHTLGIQKGRWWLVRSRSLRCGRFLLPLWTSRGPRRTPSISSWIQCVDRGAFSTSWSGRGIVLRRGAGFRWRTCWTLKCYGSSTVSSRISLHLVLWVIPEARCWIRASRVGHNSRLPSLFGQRSAVNVTGLLAIAAPFFRTPGLHSLKM